One Candidatus Hydrogenedentota bacterium genomic window carries:
- a CDS encoding alpha-galactosidase produces MTIARAFAALLALSLPVYPDTVARTADISAMVTWSDTHLLRGTGEDTAFAFRYAHKPSSEFLPSWDHAQSEEHGRVTRVFTDPKTGLRVTCEITTFEKLPVVEWVARVTNTGNADTPLIEDLLPLDAAFAGMNGEVTVHHSLGDSNSDKSFAPVEDVFAPDRREPLAFSPSAGRSSEDHLPFFTLDAHGHGVTLAVGWSGQWNAAFLRDSDGTFRVQAGQQTTKFVLHPGESVRTPRMLLVFWKGNDPLLGNNLLRRTLLAHYVPRRGDKLVFPPICASVTVTDPDGSYEGPHVRTMPVIAKRGAEVFWSDMDPQQWYPKGFPEGTGTWEPDLAKYPRGLKPVGDAARAAGLGYLLWFEPERVAPGTKIATTKPQYVISTKGDGSGLYNLADPEARQWLMEYIDKQVTEAQIDWFRCDFNIQPLSYWRAKDEANRQGITENHYIEGLYWMWDELRSRHPGLVIDNCASGGRRIDLETCMRGLPLWHSDLQCSGKPAPAADQLQNAGLWRWIPFHGCGNFALEPSYEFRSAMTAGNILGPLGVGTPETFDETVVPEAIARTVAISKKVRPFLLGDFYPVFPHDASERQWFGYQFHRAESNDGMIIVFRRSESQDASRILALKGVDQNMKYVISFEDTQDTKTVSGNELAKLTIEIATAPGAAIVYYRPTT; encoded by the coding sequence ATGACGATAGCTCGTGCTTTTGCCGCTCTTCTGGCACTTAGCTTGCCGGTGTACCCAGATACGGTTGCCCGTACGGCTGATATTTCGGCGATGGTTACTTGGTCCGACACTCACCTGCTGCGTGGCACCGGTGAAGATACGGCGTTTGCATTCCGTTACGCACACAAACCTTCCAGCGAGTTCTTGCCTTCGTGGGATCATGCGCAATCGGAGGAGCACGGCCGCGTCACTCGCGTCTTCACCGACCCCAAGACGGGATTGCGCGTCACCTGTGAAATCACCACGTTCGAGAAGCTCCCGGTTGTGGAATGGGTCGCTCGTGTAACGAACACCGGGAATGCCGATACGCCCCTTATCGAGGATTTGCTTCCCCTCGACGCCGCGTTTGCGGGCATGAACGGCGAAGTCACCGTCCATCATTCGCTTGGCGACAGCAATTCAGACAAGAGCTTTGCTCCCGTCGAAGACGTATTCGCCCCAGACCGCCGCGAACCGCTGGCGTTTTCTCCCAGCGCCGGCCGTTCGTCTGAAGACCATCTTCCGTTCTTCACGCTGGACGCCCACGGACATGGCGTCACGTTGGCCGTTGGCTGGTCGGGCCAATGGAATGCCGCCTTCCTTCGGGACTCGGACGGCACGTTTCGCGTTCAGGCAGGTCAACAGACCACCAAGTTCGTTCTCCACCCCGGCGAGTCGGTGCGCACGCCGCGCATGCTGCTTGTGTTTTGGAAAGGCAATGACCCTCTATTGGGGAACAACCTGCTGCGAAGAACGTTGCTTGCTCACTACGTTCCACGGCGCGGAGACAAGCTCGTGTTCCCGCCGATCTGTGCCAGCGTTACCGTAACCGACCCCGACGGTTCGTACGAAGGACCCCATGTCCGGACCATGCCCGTCATCGCCAAACGAGGTGCGGAAGTCTTCTGGTCGGACATGGACCCGCAACAGTGGTATCCAAAGGGCTTTCCCGAAGGTACGGGAACCTGGGAACCGGACCTCGCAAAGTACCCGCGCGGACTTAAGCCCGTCGGCGATGCGGCGCGCGCCGCGGGACTCGGATATCTGCTCTGGTTCGAGCCTGAACGCGTCGCTCCCGGCACGAAAATCGCCACCACGAAGCCCCAGTACGTAATCTCGACCAAGGGCGACGGCAGCGGTTTGTACAACCTCGCGGACCCGGAAGCGCGCCAATGGTTGATGGAGTACATCGATAAGCAGGTCACTGAGGCCCAAATCGATTGGTTCCGCTGCGATTTCAACATCCAACCGTTGTCGTATTGGCGGGCAAAGGACGAAGCCAATCGGCAGGGGATCACCGAAAACCACTACATTGAGGGACTCTATTGGATGTGGGACGAGTTGCGGAGCCGGCATCCAGGGCTGGTCATCGACAATTGCGCCAGCGGAGGCCGTCGTATCGACCTTGAGACGTGCATGCGCGGTTTGCCGCTGTGGCACAGCGACCTCCAATGCTCCGGGAAGCCTGCTCCTGCGGCGGACCAGCTTCAAAACGCGGGCCTGTGGCGGTGGATTCCGTTCCACGGCTGCGGCAACTTCGCGCTTGAGCCCAGCTACGAATTCCGAAGCGCGATGACAGCAGGCAATATCCTCGGTCCCCTGGGCGTAGGAACGCCGGAGACGTTCGACGAAACTGTAGTGCCGGAAGCAATCGCGCGAACGGTAGCGATATCGAAGAAGGTGCGGCCGTTCTTGCTGGGAGATTTCTACCCCGTTTTCCCCCACGACGCATCGGAACGGCAGTGGTTTGGCTATCAGTTTCACCGGGCCGAATCGAACGATGGCATGATCATCGTGTTCCGGCGCTCCGAAAGCCAAGACGCGTCCCGAATCCTTGCGCTGAAAGGAGTCGACCAGAACATGAAGTATGTGATTTCCTTCGAAGATACCCAAGACACGAAGACCGTGTCAGGAAACGAACTCGCCAAACTGACGATCGAGATTGCGACTGCGCCAGGCGCAGCCATTGTATATTATCGGCCCACGACGTAA
- a CDS encoding PAS domain S-box protein, translated as MNDKAGILSSDSHISKDSQARAHALALEQRLRSQNSALVELSKVNVSEDKDPEATLRALVEVAARTLDCDRVGIWRYERTAGQLYQMALFQRSTGEFTSGAVLRRTDYPAYFAAIDEDFTIVAHDAHADPRTAEFSVSYLTPLGISSMLDVPIWDRGEVIGVVCHEHVGAPREWQSDEENFALAIAKFAAIVLDTASRVGAGSVRLRESLQELPDQALDHTLVVDHNHRITYVTPTIQRALGYRTEEMLYKHLDTYVHPDDYATLNSALLPRLESPATSHFLEFRLRHREGTWRHIESVSVNLMGDPDIQGIVLHFRDATERKVWEKAIRESEQRNSAVIENALDAFVSMDESGIVTGWNGQAEVVFGWPRESAIGKDLSSLIVPERLRQAHVDGFKRFLQTGNTERMRRRVELTGLHRDGHEFPVELSVTHSLVGGSHTFSAFLRDISERKATEKALHESEERFRTLVEHAPEAIVVIDVETLKFVDANHNAERLFGLSREQLMTVGPLEVSATEQSVGTYNSELVHDRIRQALSGESPKFEWNCRNASGRGIPCEVRLVRLPATGRQLIRGSVTDIRERKWAQELHKNYSLTLEEQVAARTQEIEAKNLELEATLEKLRQTQSRMIIQEKMASLGVLTAGIAHEIKNPLNFVNNFAELTVELVDEARVLLEKHGEKIAGTDGEALFELFNDISQNAARIREHGRRADGIVQSMLLHSRGKTDQRRPADLNAIVTEFVKLAYHGMRARDASFRVKIDMRLDDTIPPIPVVSQDISRVVLNLVNNACYAAYERKRATGGEFAPEVIVQTTNKADSVEFRVRDNGVGIPEDIRESVFTPFFTTKPAGEGTGLGLSICYDIVVSEHGGQIAIDSEKGSFTEVRITLPKELPDVGGGI; from the coding sequence ATGAACGATAAGGCTGGTATTTTGTCTAGCGATTCACACATTTCTAAAGATAGCCAGGCGAGGGCTCATGCGCTCGCGTTGGAGCAACGTTTACGCTCGCAAAACAGCGCGCTGGTCGAGTTGTCGAAGGTCAACGTGTCGGAAGACAAGGATCCCGAGGCAACGTTACGCGCCTTGGTTGAAGTGGCCGCGCGGACCCTGGATTGCGATCGCGTCGGTATCTGGAGATACGAACGGACTGCGGGCCAGCTCTACCAAATGGCTCTGTTTCAACGCTCCACGGGTGAATTTACTTCGGGGGCGGTGCTTCGCAGAACAGACTACCCCGCGTACTTCGCGGCAATTGATGAGGACTTCACGATTGTCGCGCATGACGCACATGCCGACCCCCGGACCGCGGAGTTCTCGGTCTCTTACCTGACCCCGCTCGGCATTTCGTCCATGCTTGATGTGCCCATCTGGGATCGCGGCGAAGTCATTGGCGTCGTGTGTCACGAGCACGTGGGGGCGCCACGCGAGTGGCAATCCGACGAGGAGAACTTCGCGCTCGCCATCGCCAAGTTTGCGGCAATCGTGCTCGATACGGCCTCGCGGGTCGGAGCGGGGTCGGTTCGACTGCGAGAATCCTTGCAAGAACTACCGGATCAGGCGCTCGACCACACGCTGGTTGTCGATCACAATCATCGAATTACATATGTTACGCCAACTATTCAGCGCGCCTTGGGCTATCGAACCGAAGAGATGCTGTACAAGCACCTCGACACCTACGTACACCCCGATGACTACGCAACGCTGAACTCGGCGCTGCTGCCTCGCCTCGAAAGCCCGGCCACCTCGCATTTCCTGGAGTTCCGCCTTCGACACCGCGAGGGAACCTGGCGGCACATCGAATCCGTGAGCGTGAACCTCATGGGTGACCCGGATATTCAAGGCATTGTGCTGCACTTCCGTGACGCCACGGAACGAAAAGTGTGGGAGAAAGCCATTCGCGAGAGCGAACAGCGGAACAGTGCGGTCATTGAGAATGCGCTGGACGCATTTGTGTCGATGGATGAATCGGGCATTGTAACGGGCTGGAATGGGCAGGCGGAGGTTGTGTTCGGATGGCCAAGGGAGAGCGCCATCGGCAAGGATCTCAGTTCCCTGATCGTGCCGGAGCGCCTACGTCAGGCGCACGTCGACGGTTTCAAGCGATTCTTGCAGACGGGGAACACGGAGCGGATGCGCCGTCGCGTGGAACTTACCGGGCTGCATCGCGATGGTCACGAGTTTCCGGTCGAATTATCGGTCACACACAGTCTCGTGGGCGGATCGCACACGTTCAGCGCGTTTCTTCGGGATATCTCGGAACGTAAAGCGACGGAGAAGGCTCTTCACGAAAGTGAAGAGCGATTTCGCACTCTAGTCGAGCATGCGCCCGAGGCCATTGTGGTGATTGACGTGGAGACACTGAAATTCGTCGATGCAAACCACAACGCCGAACGGCTGTTCGGACTGAGTCGTGAACAACTCATGACGGTGGGGCCGCTGGAAGTCAGCGCAACCGAGCAATCGGTTGGAACGTACAATAGTGAGTTGGTGCACGACCGGATTCGCCAGGCTTTGTCGGGCGAAAGCCCGAAGTTCGAATGGAATTGCAGGAATGCGAGTGGCCGGGGGATCCCGTGCGAAGTCAGACTCGTTCGGCTGCCGGCCACGGGGCGACAACTGATCCGCGGCAGTGTGACCGATATCAGGGAGCGCAAGTGGGCGCAGGAGTTGCACAAAAACTACAGCCTCACCCTGGAAGAGCAGGTAGCTGCCCGGACACAGGAAATCGAGGCGAAGAACCTTGAACTCGAAGCCACGCTTGAGAAATTGCGCCAGACGCAGAGCCGCATGATCATCCAAGAGAAGATGGCTTCCTTGGGCGTACTGACCGCGGGAATTGCACACGAAATCAAGAACCCGCTTAACTTCGTGAACAACTTCGCCGAGCTCACGGTCGAGTTGGTCGACGAAGCGCGTGTGCTCCTGGAGAAGCACGGAGAAAAGATCGCCGGTACGGACGGCGAAGCCTTGTTCGAATTGTTCAACGACATTTCGCAGAATGCGGCGCGAATTCGTGAGCACGGCCGCCGTGCCGACGGCATTGTGCAGAGCATGTTACTGCATTCTCGGGGCAAGACAGACCAGCGGCGCCCCGCCGATTTGAATGCGATCGTGACCGAGTTCGTAAAGTTGGCGTATCACGGTATGCGCGCCCGAGATGCTTCGTTCCGCGTGAAGATCGACATGAGACTCGACGATACAATTCCGCCGATTCCCGTCGTGTCGCAAGACATTAGCCGCGTCGTGCTCAACCTCGTCAACAATGCGTGCTATGCGGCCTATGAGCGAAAGCGCGCCACGGGCGGTGAGTTCGCGCCCGAAGTCATCGTGCAGACGACGAACAAGGCCGACAGCGTGGAGTTTCGCGTGCGCGATAACGGCGTGGGGATTCCGGAGGACATCCGGGAATCCGTGTTCACGCCGTTCTTCACAACAAAGCCCGCCGGTGAGGGAACGGGCCTTGGACTGTCGATCTGTTACGACATCGTTGTAAGCGAACACGGAGGACAGATCGCGATCGACTCGGAAAAGGGATCGTTCACCGAGGTTCGCATCACGCTGCCGAAAGAACTGCCCGATGTGGGAGGGGGGATATGA
- a CDS encoding SpoIIE family protein phosphatase has translation MIADSTPMRILVVDDEPDLETLIRQRFRGRIREGRYDFLFARNGVEALDKLRDDESIEVVLTDINMPEMDGLTLLSHLAELEAVRKSLIVSAYGDMENIRAAMNRGAFDFITKPIDFKDLEITLEKTRQELRTMKLAREARENLSAVQRELDVAARIQQAILPQIFPPFPDRTEFDIYAEMIPARQIGGDFYDFFFINEHRLGIVIGDVAGKGMPAALFMAVCRTLLKATAVTGMTPGDCLRHVNTLVCADNGAGLFVTLVYGILDTRTGIVEYSIAGHLPPILIGGGGMARELPRTGGLVLGVAGDAVYVTDTIKLKPHEGLLLYTDGVSEAMDKSHRLFSESRLLDTVTRLQAQTPDVLIEGIVSEVRAFTDGYPQSDDITLLALKFLGTQG, from the coding sequence ATGATAGCTGACTCTACACCCATGAGAATTCTGGTCGTCGACGACGAACCGGATCTGGAAACGCTGATACGGCAGCGGTTTCGCGGGAGAATCCGCGAAGGCCGCTACGACTTCCTCTTTGCGCGAAACGGAGTCGAGGCGTTGGATAAATTGCGGGACGACGAGTCCATCGAAGTCGTGTTGACCGATATCAACATGCCGGAGATGGATGGATTGACCTTGCTGTCTCACTTGGCGGAGTTGGAAGCGGTCCGCAAGTCGTTGATCGTGTCCGCGTACGGCGATATGGAGAACATTCGCGCCGCCATGAATCGCGGCGCTTTCGACTTCATCACAAAGCCTATCGATTTCAAGGATCTTGAGATTACGCTGGAAAAGACGCGCCAGGAACTGCGAACAATGAAGCTTGCGCGCGAGGCACGCGAGAACCTTTCCGCGGTGCAGCGCGAATTGGATGTGGCGGCGCGCATTCAACAGGCTATTCTCCCGCAGATATTTCCGCCCTTCCCCGACCGAACCGAATTCGATATCTACGCGGAGATGATCCCCGCGCGACAAATCGGCGGTGATTTCTACGACTTCTTCTTTATCAACGAGCACCGGTTGGGGATTGTCATCGGCGACGTGGCGGGCAAGGGGATGCCGGCGGCACTGTTCATGGCGGTCTGCCGCACCTTGCTGAAGGCGACGGCTGTTACAGGGATGACCCCAGGCGACTGCCTCCGGCACGTGAACACGCTGGTGTGCGCCGACAACGGCGCAGGACTTTTCGTGACGTTAGTCTACGGTATTCTCGATACCCGAACGGGGATCGTCGAGTACAGCATTGCGGGCCACTTGCCACCCATTCTGATTGGCGGAGGCGGCATGGCGCGCGAGTTGCCGCGTACCGGCGGTCTTGTGCTCGGAGTTGCCGGCGACGCGGTCTATGTCACAGACACGATCAAGCTCAAGCCACATGAAGGTCTGTTGCTCTACACGGACGGCGTGAGCGAGGCCATGGACAAGTCACACCGGTTGTTTTCCGAGTCCCGTTTGCTCGATACCGTGACGCGTCTTCAGGCGCAGACACCGGACGTACTCATCGAGGGCATCGTGTCGGAAGTGCGCGCCTTCACGGACGGTTATCCGCAATCAGACGATATTACCTTGCTTGCCCTGAAGTTTCTTGGCACGCAAGGCTAG
- a CDS encoding CPBP family intramembrane metalloprotease, whose protein sequence is MNRRGLVAFLLLTFGMTYFYEGCLIAAGVGMNFGASSKLPMAPPYAALLVGLAMWIPALSAAVVVRLVTREGFGALNLRFGSLKPYLFSMLVVPACFFIIYAVSSVFGIASPDWQLTVFKSMLTERGMSEQAFPPATVILPGILTASILMGPVLNGLFAFGEELGWRGYLLPRLMPLGKRKAYLIVGVIWGLWHAPLILVGFNYPGYPILGIVAMACMTTCFGVYVNELTLRHRSVFLAAWIHGAFNGQAYGIWRLLFPDVNPIIGGFTGVVGMVTWLVVGVGLFYIAKRRNANELPR, encoded by the coding sequence GTGAATCGCAGGGGTCTCGTCGCATTTCTGCTATTGACCTTCGGAATGACCTATTTCTACGAAGGGTGTCTCATTGCCGCCGGGGTAGGGATGAATTTCGGGGCGTCATCCAAACTTCCAATGGCCCCTCCATACGCCGCGCTATTGGTTGGCTTGGCCATGTGGATACCTGCATTGTCTGCGGCTGTCGTTGTCCGTCTTGTCACCCGTGAAGGGTTTGGAGCACTGAATCTTCGTTTCGGATCCTTAAAGCCCTATCTCTTTAGCATGCTCGTTGTGCCAGCCTGTTTCTTCATAATTTACGCAGTATCCAGTGTTTTTGGCATCGCCTCTCCGGATTGGCAATTGACTGTATTCAAAAGCATGTTGACGGAGCGGGGTATGAGTGAGCAGGCGTTTCCGCCGGCAACCGTCATTCTCCCCGGAATCTTGACGGCGAGTATCCTGATGGGGCCAGTTCTCAACGGTCTCTTCGCTTTTGGCGAAGAGCTTGGCTGGCGAGGTTACTTGCTGCCTAGGCTCATGCCGCTGGGTAAAAGGAAGGCCTACCTGATCGTAGGCGTTATCTGGGGCCTATGGCATGCTCCGCTCATCTTGGTTGGCTTCAATTACCCCGGATACCCAATTCTCGGAATAGTTGCCATGGCGTGCATGACAACCTGCTTTGGCGTATACGTCAACGAATTGACGCTGCGCCACAGAAGCGTCTTTCTCGCGGCTTGGATTCACGGGGCATTCAACGGGCAAGCCTATGGCATATGGCGGTTACTCTTCCCCGACGTAAACCCGATCATAGGCGGTTTTACAGGCGTAGTGGGCATGGTCACTTGGCTTGTGGTTGGAGTCGGTTTGTTCTACATCGCGAAACGGAGAAACGCTAACGAATTGCCGCGCTAA
- a CDS encoding glycosyltransferase family 2 protein, whose translation MSSSAVRISIVVPALNESPNLVPLYERLTDVLAGVDCEWELIVVDDGSTDNSAEVLNELHSRDARVRALVFTRNFGQDAAITAGLQAATGDAVIVMDADGQDPPEVIPAMLARWREGYKIVAGRRIRRIEHAASKRAFAFVFYRVMRAATGWDYPLDTGEFRVLDRAVVDVLNACPQRNRLMRTLSSWTGYAHSVVDYTQERRMHGKTKYSFLRSLRLAVTGLTAFSTLPLRIALWLGVFIISMSMVAALGLLLRSNPASLLEWGMLGLLLVSGVQCLLIGIIGEYVGRAMIELQQRPLFVISKAIGLDSPRQ comes from the coding sequence TTGTCTTCGTCTGCGGTACGTATTTCCATCGTTGTTCCTGCGCTCAACGAATCCCCCAATCTAGTCCCATTGTATGAGCGCTTGACCGATGTCTTGGCCGGGGTGGACTGCGAATGGGAACTGATCGTTGTCGACGATGGCAGCACAGACAATTCTGCGGAAGTTCTTAACGAGCTCCATTCTCGTGACGCGCGCGTTCGCGCCCTCGTGTTCACGCGCAATTTCGGGCAGGACGCGGCGATAACGGCGGGCTTGCAGGCAGCGACGGGGGATGCCGTCATTGTTATGGATGCGGACGGGCAGGATCCCCCCGAGGTCATCCCCGCAATGCTCGCACGCTGGCGGGAAGGCTACAAGATTGTGGCTGGACGCCGCATTCGCCGGATCGAACACGCCGCGAGCAAACGGGCCTTCGCATTCGTATTCTATCGCGTCATGCGTGCCGCGACCGGATGGGACTACCCTCTCGACACGGGTGAGTTCCGCGTGTTGGACCGCGCCGTGGTGGATGTCCTGAACGCGTGTCCGCAGCGGAACCGGCTCATGCGCACGCTCAGTTCATGGACGGGATATGCTCATTCCGTCGTGGACTATACGCAAGAACGCCGCATGCACGGCAAGACGAAGTATTCCTTCCTGAGAAGCCTGCGCCTTGCCGTCACAGGCCTAACAGCGTTTTCGACTTTGCCACTTCGGATTGCACTTTGGCTGGGCGTCTTCATCATCTCGATGTCCATGGTTGCGGCGCTGGGGCTCCTGCTTCGGTCGAACCCCGCGTCTTTGCTGGAATGGGGCATGCTCGGTCTATTGCTCGTGAGCGGCGTCCAATGCTTACTGATTGGCATCATCGGGGAATATGTTGGGCGAGCCATGATTGAGCTGCAGCAACGACCCCTCTTCGTCATAAGCAAGGCAATCGGGCTTGATTCCCCAAGACAATAG
- a CDS encoding regulator — protein MSRFPALFVCLLAITITPHSMAGGGPEPDVPYVQEYHERYPLATPDENDVRAIAVDTSGSAWIATKMGVRVLRDGAWSNIGGKGDIGKTFDVAAGTDGSVWVGAWDGLYRFSSETVEKIDEVKGPVAAIGLNQDGLIAAGIDVIWRFDGKKWKRIEGPWSGSPRAVCPLPNNGFQLGTTHGLFERSLKGDSVLVRENELVSGFVQALAMGADGRLWIGQLGGVDVYRNGQRLKHLTAAEGLPNYNVRALAIAPDGAVWMGTELGVVRYDGTWSLRHGLRWLVSNDVRDLAVASDGAVWVATDKGVSAIKRRDMTLAAKADEFMKVCRARHIREPGIVRRCALKVQGDVSTSQFIDDDNDGSYTAYYLVMQAFRYAATKDPDARAEAKRAFDVLVLLQRVTGTEGFFARTIVPVDWGKVNDANEEVTGDVIAERRVREARWKQVDERWRPSADGKWLWKGDTSSDETVGHYFGYFFYYTLVADDAEKEYVRQHVRRVTDHIVDGGLVLTDIDGTHTRWGVWAPERLNHDPNWTAERGINSMEILSFLKVAHTITGDAKYDRVYRELIEKHGYAKNASNCKTFILSQRTHIDDELLAMTLPGLLLSEKDPTLREYYLRGLEQWYSGLKDDQSYWFDFVYRLCSGRDTDVKQSVEYMRDAPLDLIEWTMDNTSREDLRLVRRPEIDPLQTDRLVPPSERAVAQWDRNPWIAVQGMDGYSEAEGVAWLMPYWMGRCYGYIAEPK, from the coding sequence ATGTCTCGATTCCCCGCGCTTTTTGTGTGCCTTCTCGCAATTACCATAACACCCCATTCTATGGCAGGAGGGGGACCCGAACCCGACGTGCCCTACGTACAGGAGTATCACGAGCGGTATCCCCTGGCTACTCCCGATGAGAACGACGTACGAGCCATCGCGGTCGACACAAGCGGCTCCGCGTGGATCGCCACCAAGATGGGTGTGCGGGTATTGCGCGATGGGGCATGGAGCAATATTGGCGGCAAGGGCGACATCGGAAAGACATTCGATGTCGCTGCCGGCACGGATGGATCCGTGTGGGTGGGAGCGTGGGATGGCCTGTACCGGTTTTCCAGTGAGACGGTCGAGAAGATCGATGAAGTTAAAGGCCCCGTTGCTGCTATTGGTCTCAATCAAGACGGTTTGATTGCCGCTGGAATCGATGTGATCTGGCGCTTCGACGGGAAGAAGTGGAAGCGAATTGAAGGACCCTGGTCCGGATCCCCGCGCGCCGTGTGCCCCCTCCCCAATAACGGTTTCCAACTGGGAACGACGCATGGCCTGTTCGAACGGTCGCTGAAGGGCGATTCGGTACTTGTCCGCGAGAACGAGTTGGTATCGGGTTTCGTACAGGCACTTGCGATGGGCGCCGATGGCCGTCTGTGGATAGGGCAACTCGGCGGCGTTGATGTCTACCGTAACGGTCAACGCCTCAAACACCTCACGGCTGCGGAAGGTCTGCCCAACTACAACGTGCGCGCGCTGGCTATCGCGCCAGACGGCGCCGTGTGGATGGGTACGGAACTGGGCGTTGTGCGCTATGACGGGACCTGGTCTTTGCGTCACGGACTCCGGTGGCTCGTGAGCAACGACGTCCGCGATCTTGCGGTGGCCTCGGACGGGGCCGTGTGGGTGGCCACGGACAAGGGCGTCAGCGCGATAAAGCGTAGAGACATGACGTTGGCCGCCAAGGCCGACGAGTTCATGAAAGTATGCCGGGCGCGGCATATTCGCGAGCCGGGAATCGTGCGGCGTTGCGCATTGAAGGTACAGGGAGACGTTTCGACTTCGCAGTTCATCGACGACGATAACGACGGTTCTTATACGGCCTACTATTTGGTCATGCAGGCATTCCGCTATGCCGCGACGAAAGACCCCGATGCACGTGCCGAGGCCAAGCGGGCCTTTGATGTACTGGTCCTGTTGCAGCGCGTCACGGGTACCGAGGGTTTCTTCGCGCGCACGATCGTGCCCGTCGATTGGGGCAAGGTGAACGATGCGAATGAAGAAGTGACCGGGGACGTGATTGCCGAGCGCAGGGTTCGGGAAGCCCGCTGGAAGCAGGTGGACGAGCGCTGGCGGCCCAGTGCGGACGGGAAGTGGCTGTGGAAGGGCGACACAAGCTCGGATGAAACCGTTGGCCATTATTTCGGCTACTTCTTCTATTACACGCTGGTTGCGGACGATGCCGAGAAGGAATACGTCCGCCAACACGTGCGTCGTGTGACGGACCACATCGTGGATGGCGGCCTGGTGCTTACGGACATCGACGGCACACACACGCGGTGGGGCGTTTGGGCGCCCGAACGGCTCAACCACGATCCCAATTGGACTGCGGAGCGCGGGATCAATTCCATGGAGATTCTGTCATTCTTGAAAGTTGCTCATACGATAACGGGTGACGCGAAGTACGACCGGGTATACCGCGAACTCATCGAGAAGCACGGCTACGCCAAGAATGCCAGCAACTGCAAGACATTCATTCTGTCACAACGAACGCATATCGACGATGAGTTGTTGGCGATGACGCTGCCAGGATTGCTGCTTAGCGAGAAGGACCCCACGTTGCGGGAGTACTACCTTCGCGGTCTTGAACAATGGTACAGCGGACTCAAGGACGACCAGAGCTATTGGTTCGACTTTGTATACCGTCTGTGCTCCGGACGCGACACGGACGTGAAGCAATCTGTCGAGTACATGCGCGACGCGCCACTCGACCTGATCGAATGGACCATGGACAACACCTCGCGCGAGGATTTGCGCCTGGTGCGCCGTCCGGAAATAGACCCGTTGCAGACCGATCGCCTGGTGCCGCCCAGTGAACGGGCCGTCGCGCAATGGGACCGCAATCCCTGGATCGCTGTGCAGGGAATGGACGGCTACTCCGAGGCCGAAGGCGTGGCTTGGCTAATGCCGTACTGGATGGGCCGCTGCTACGGGTACATCGCCGAGCCGAAGTAG
- a CDS encoding response regulator, which produces MKVLVVDDEHDIETLFLQRFRKEVKSGEVELHFAFSGEGALQYLEQDGMADLVLILSDINMPGMNGIELLRRIKETKPHLTVYMITAYHDDTNYQAAMTAGADGYIAKPIDFDGLKVRIHELIERQG; this is translated from the coding sequence ATTAAGGTACTGGTTGTCGATGACGAGCACGACATCGAGACCCTGTTTCTGCAGCGGTTTCGCAAAGAAGTGAAGTCTGGAGAAGTCGAGCTGCACTTCGCGTTTTCGGGCGAAGGCGCGCTTCAGTATCTGGAACAAGACGGCATGGCGGACCTGGTGCTGATTCTCTCGGACATCAATATGCCGGGAATGAACGGCATTGAACTGCTTCGCCGTATCAAAGAAACGAAACCCCACCTCACGGTGTATATGATTACCGCGTATCATGACGATACGAATTACCAGGCCGCCATGACGGCAGGCGCGGACGGCTATATAGCCAAGCCGATAGATTTCGATGGTTTGAAAGTGAGAATTCACGAACTGATAGAGCGACAGGGATGA